The following coding sequences lie in one Listeria ivanovii subsp. londoniensis genomic window:
- a CDS encoding PepSY domain-containing protein, producing the protein MYKKLAAVGMTVLLVGALSACSFNDDKDTSSNNGGEKTSKSSSNSSSSADSLQKKSFDMSYEDAINAFKEKHNDAEISSVELEKNLGKYVYTVDGISNDNEYEMKFNAETKEQMSDETDRLDAEDAGGVEKANEKIDLDGIKTPQDAMDKAVSEQAGDVTSWTIERELDTTYYEVTVKQDNNKYEIKLNAKTLEVLQTEQDD; encoded by the coding sequence ATGTATAAAAAATTAGCAGCAGTAGGGATGACGGTATTATTAGTAGGGGCTTTATCAGCATGTAGTTTTAATGACGATAAGGATACATCTTCAAATAATGGCGGCGAAAAAACTAGTAAGAGTAGCAGTAACAGCAGTAGTTCAGCAGATAGCTTACAAAAGAAAAGCTTTGATATGAGCTATGAAGATGCAATAAACGCATTTAAAGAGAAACATAATGATGCAGAAATTTCTAGTGTGGAATTAGAGAAAAACCTAGGAAAATATGTATATACAGTGGATGGGATTTCAAACGATAATGAATACGAAATGAAATTCAATGCTGAAACAAAGGAACAGATGAGTGATGAAACAGATCGTCTTGATGCAGAAGATGCTGGTGGAGTTGAGAAAGCAAATGAAAAAATTGATTTAGATGGTATTAAAACGCCACAAGACGCAATGGACAAAGCAGTTAGCGAACAAGCTGGCGATGTAACAAGTTGGACTATTGAAAGAGAATTAGATACAACTTATTATGAAGTAACAGTGAAACAAGATAACAATAAATACGAAATCAAATTAAACGCAAAAACATTAGAAGTTCTTCAAACAGAACAAGACGACTAA
- a CDS encoding accessory gene regulator ArgB-like protein, with protein sequence MSNFTAKVPLSERMADVLISKDRWKDDEEGYLKVKYGLEIIIINVMKFAIVYGLALVTGVLLQTMTVHLSYLWLRRYSFGLHATKTLNCTLMSLAMFVLTPLVFQNVLSNNWIVLGAFGFILLNMYFFAPADTENLPLIGEEHRKNLKRKAMIGTLILTGIALLVPFAEMKTLIVIGSLFQVISINPITYKLLRRRYRNYEKYE encoded by the coding sequence TTGAGTAATTTTACTGCAAAAGTCCCTTTGTCAGAACGGATGGCAGATGTTTTGATTTCAAAAGATCGCTGGAAAGATGATGAAGAAGGTTATTTAAAAGTAAAATATGGGCTGGAAATAATAATAATTAATGTCATGAAGTTTGCAATCGTATACGGTTTGGCTCTAGTAACAGGGGTTTTACTGCAAACAATGACAGTGCATCTGTCATATTTATGGCTTAGAAGGTATTCATTTGGACTGCACGCAACAAAAACATTGAATTGTACATTAATGAGCTTAGCAATGTTTGTGCTTACACCATTAGTCTTTCAAAACGTACTTTCTAATAATTGGATTGTTTTAGGCGCATTCGGTTTTATACTACTCAACATGTACTTTTTCGCTCCAGCAGATACAGAAAATCTGCCATTAATAGGTGAAGAACACCGGAAAAACTTAAAAAGAAAAGCGATGATAGGGACGCTGATTTTAACGGGAATAGCGTTACTTGTACCATTCGCAGAGATGAAAACATTAATCGTGATAGGCTCTTTGTTTCAGGTAATAAGTATTAATCCAATAACTTACAAATTATTAAGAAGGAGGTATCGGAACTATGAAAAATATGAATAA
- a CDS encoding cyclic lactone autoinducer peptide, whose translation MKNMNKTVGKFLSKKLEEQSMKVADSSMSKACFMFVYEPKSPFVKMQEKNENK comes from the coding sequence ATGAAAAATATGAATAAAACAGTTGGGAAATTCCTTTCTAAAAAGTTAGAAGAACAATCCATGAAAGTTGCGGATTCTTCTATGAGTAAAGCATGCTTCATGTTTGTATACGAACCAAAAAGTCCATTCGTAAAAATGCAAGAAAAAAACGAAAATAAATAA